In one Puniceicoccus vermicola genomic region, the following are encoded:
- a CDS encoding sensor histidine kinase, giving the protein MKLRPVHLVWLLLLGATLAMGAVAFWLLGREAKRVEDLARETLVNRATTVADNLDFLVSEIRSGVGESLYALADAGDRRGAMARLVASNPFIAAGFQMRETDGVTFWFGDRGTLPDPSQVLTPQILSEERIVDTLEEETPAPVGEVQKVEGDLSRTRSQAPTDRLEESKVQPEILSFRDIEEGRMDDEGQSAAVESRKAKSALKQQIAVVRELNVANRREIFEAQQAEISTEADEGEVILAENFREGRLGRSASKTASGQVLADSDTAPETLTESEVAEEPAAPLKKDGSMTQGPDVSSLLGVAAFDEADQNASRDDPGSSVGGGESSNSADYDMAELFGVSPPSESPVKDASEGKNETTGDYDLASLFGFSPAKEELPEPMPVSGWLTDSVEGQESQLGWIRFPADNLVLGAWLDPAAIDAELAKAVYLNEREGLRITLIRPDGEILQAGHEEDSSSVDSIEIPVGPSLAGWRLRAFETGGNPFGQSFRVLGAVVVSGLVLAILSAGSLLLRQSRKDALEAQRKTTFVANVSHELKTPLTGIRMFAEMLAEGRVEDPVKQSRYLERISAETQRLGRLVNNVLDFSRLDRKKRDFRLETRDLVEEVRSFLEMQGSRLAEEGLSVEFVPPNRPVPVAVDPDALEQILLNLVDNAVKYASDGVRVCIEVDPGATGVELRVRDFGPGIPPRERERVFQAFHRVDDRLTSEQSGCGLGLSIGMRLAAGMGIDLLLEENHPRGCCFILRWRSDRKAKA; this is encoded by the coding sequence ATGAAACTGCGCCCCGTACATCTCGTTTGGTTGCTCCTCCTGGGGGCGACTCTCGCCATGGGGGCGGTGGCGTTTTGGCTGTTGGGCCGGGAAGCGAAGCGGGTGGAAGACCTCGCTCGCGAAACGCTGGTCAATCGGGCTACGACCGTCGCCGACAATCTTGATTTTCTGGTGTCGGAGATTCGTTCGGGGGTGGGAGAGTCGCTCTACGCGCTAGCTGATGCTGGAGATCGAAGGGGGGCGATGGCGCGACTGGTGGCCTCCAATCCTTTCATTGCCGCGGGGTTTCAAATGCGAGAAACGGACGGAGTCACTTTCTGGTTTGGAGACCGTGGGACCCTCCCGGATCCGTCTCAGGTGCTGACGCCCCAGATTCTCAGCGAAGAACGCATCGTCGATACGTTGGAAGAAGAAACCCCCGCACCGGTCGGTGAAGTGCAGAAGGTAGAGGGAGATCTTTCCCGGACTCGCTCGCAGGCACCGACGGATCGCTTGGAGGAGTCGAAGGTGCAGCCGGAAATTCTCTCTTTCCGTGATATTGAGGAGGGTCGTATGGACGACGAGGGGCAGAGCGCCGCTGTGGAATCTCGCAAAGCGAAGTCAGCCCTCAAGCAGCAGATCGCGGTGGTGCGGGAGCTGAATGTAGCCAACCGACGAGAGATTTTCGAAGCGCAACAGGCTGAGATTTCAACGGAAGCGGATGAGGGGGAGGTGATTTTGGCTGAGAACTTCCGTGAAGGTCGTCTTGGGAGGTCAGCTTCCAAGACGGCCTCAGGCCAGGTTTTGGCTGACTCCGACACAGCCCCTGAGACCTTGACGGAATCGGAAGTGGCGGAGGAACCGGCAGCGCCGCTCAAGAAGGACGGCTCGATGACCCAGGGACCGGATGTAAGCTCGCTCTTGGGGGTCGCGGCTTTCGATGAAGCGGATCAAAACGCCAGCCGAGATGATCCTGGGTCGAGCGTTGGGGGCGGGGAGAGTTCGAATTCTGCGGATTACGACATGGCAGAGCTGTTTGGGGTTTCGCCCCCTTCAGAGAGTCCTGTGAAAGATGCTTCGGAAGGAAAAAATGAAACTACCGGAGACTACGATCTCGCATCCTTATTCGGTTTTTCGCCCGCGAAAGAGGAACTCCCGGAGCCCATGCCGGTTTCTGGATGGTTGACGGACTCCGTTGAAGGTCAGGAAAGCCAGTTGGGGTGGATCCGTTTTCCGGCGGATAATTTGGTTCTGGGGGCTTGGCTCGATCCGGCGGCCATCGACGCAGAGCTGGCCAAGGCGGTTTATCTCAACGAGCGGGAAGGATTGAGAATCACCTTAATCCGACCGGATGGAGAGATTCTGCAGGCGGGACATGAGGAGGATTCCTCTTCCGTTGATTCCATTGAAATCCCGGTGGGTCCGTCTCTGGCGGGGTGGCGTTTGCGGGCTTTCGAAACCGGGGGAAACCCGTTTGGGCAGAGCTTTCGAGTTCTCGGAGCGGTCGTGGTGTCAGGGTTGGTTCTGGCAATCCTTTCGGCTGGGAGTCTCCTCCTCCGTCAATCTCGTAAAGACGCCCTCGAGGCCCAGCGGAAAACGACTTTCGTCGCCAACGTTTCTCATGAACTCAAGACGCCTCTCACAGGCATCCGAATGTTTGCCGAAATGCTGGCGGAAGGTCGGGTGGAGGATCCGGTGAAGCAAAGCCGATACTTGGAGCGGATTTCGGCAGAAACCCAACGATTGGGGAGACTGGTGAACAATGTTCTCGATTTCAGCCGTCTGGATCGGAAGAAGCGCGACTTTCGGCTGGAGACTCGGGACCTCGTGGAAGAGGTGCGGTCTTTTCTGGAAATGCAAGGGTCGCGGTTGGCGGAGGAGGGGCTCTCCGTTGAGTTTGTCCCGCCCAATCGCCCGGTTCCTGTCGCCGTGGATCCCGATGCACTGGAGCAAATTCTCCTCAACCTCGTCGATAACGCGGTCAAATATGCTTCCGACGGGGTGCGCGTCTGCATCGAAGTCGACCCGGGTGCGACCGGAGTGGAGTTGCGGGTTCGCGATTTCGGTCCCGGGATTCCTCCGCGTGAGCGAGAGCGGGTCTTTCAGGCCTTCCACCGCGTGGATGACCGCTTGACCAGTGAACAGTCTGGATGTGGGCTTGGATTGAGCATCGGAATGCGTCTGGCCGCGGGCATGGGGATCGATCTTTTGTTGGAGGAGAACCATCCCCGGGGCTGTTGTTTTATTCTCCGATGGCGGAGTGATCGAAAGGCAAAAGCATGA
- a CDS encoding response regulator transcription factor: MSEGRFTILVAEDDASIRLGLTDTLETEGYRVAVAANGEEALRRFRSETPDLVLLDVMMPRMSGYDVCREIRGKNREVPILMLTAKGEEIDKVLGLELGADDYITKPFGIRELLARVAAALRRSRLKSAPAEARDPVEPFPFGTAVVEPGLRELKRGDEKISLTQLESRLILAFHRNPDRALSRDHLLNEAWGIDYCGTTRTLDQHVSQLRKKIELDPARPEFILTVHGLGYRYRPVGDQEG; the protein is encoded by the coding sequence ATGAGCGAAGGCAGATTTACAATTTTGGTGGCGGAGGACGATGCGAGCATTCGCCTGGGATTGACGGACACCCTCGAGACGGAGGGCTATCGGGTTGCGGTGGCGGCTAATGGGGAAGAGGCCCTGAGGAGATTTCGTTCCGAAACTCCAGATCTGGTGCTGCTCGACGTTATGATGCCGCGGATGAGTGGCTATGACGTCTGCCGCGAGATCAGGGGGAAGAATCGAGAAGTGCCGATCTTGATGCTCACCGCCAAGGGAGAGGAGATTGATAAAGTCCTGGGCCTGGAGCTGGGTGCAGACGACTACATCACCAAGCCGTTTGGTATCCGGGAATTGTTGGCGCGTGTCGCTGCAGCGTTGAGACGGAGTCGATTGAAGAGTGCACCTGCCGAAGCGCGTGACCCAGTCGAACCGTTCCCTTTCGGCACAGCGGTGGTCGAGCCAGGCCTGCGGGAATTGAAAAGAGGTGACGAGAAAATTTCACTGACCCAGTTGGAGTCCCGTCTCATCCTCGCTTTTCATCGCAATCCCGATCGAGCTCTCAGCCGAGATCATCTTCTCAACGAAGCCTGGGGTATCGATTATTGCGGGACGACCCGTACCCTGGATCAGCATGTTTCCCAGCTACGGAAAAAAATCGAGCTAGACCCGGCTCGGCCTGAGTTTATTCTCACGGTTCATGGCCTAGGATACCGGTATCGTCCAGTGGGGGATCAAGAGGGTTGA
- a CDS encoding sulfatase family protein: MKKSPINLLFVFSDQHRWCDLGCYGNSDVISPNIDAFASEGLRFDQCYSNCPLCVPARGNLLTGLHSMRHGAVANDLPIDTDLESVAHVLNRAGHESGYIGKWHLAGVPRDQSVPAEERMGFQSWKVRQCSHDYLNPEYHDESGVLHKVPGYEPEIQTDLAKSFISENQSNPWGLVLSWGPPHDPYDKVPEKYRKLFDPEKLKLRPNVPEMIRHNLKKEVSQETIREWMAGYYAHIAGLDEQFGRLVQHVKDLGLWENTLIVYTSDHGDLLGSQGLTLKQLPYEESAHIPLILGGGVPELRQGECKELIGFVDLFPTLLGMMGLSYSTEIDGSDLSQLLRCESAKGREEIYLYNPIPCHHGVDRGDGCWRAIRKGNHVFALNLDDDSDWFLYDVVQDPFQLNNLLGKSEEDDRVASELRRDLMREVGRYDAALPWPELIDQLGLRDRWNTSQRYFDLPEM, from the coding sequence ATGAAAAAGTCCCCGATTAACTTGTTATTTGTATTCAGTGACCAACATCGTTGGTGTGATTTGGGTTGTTATGGAAACTCTGATGTCATTAGCCCGAATATCGACGCTTTTGCTTCCGAGGGGCTGCGATTTGATCAGTGCTATTCCAATTGTCCACTTTGTGTGCCGGCACGAGGTAACTTATTAACAGGACTTCACTCGATGCGTCATGGAGCAGTTGCGAACGATTTGCCGATCGATACAGACTTAGAAAGTGTCGCTCATGTTTTGAACCGGGCTGGCCACGAGAGTGGATATATCGGAAAGTGGCATTTAGCGGGTGTCCCTCGCGATCAATCCGTTCCGGCCGAAGAACGTATGGGATTTCAATCGTGGAAGGTGAGGCAGTGCAGTCACGATTATTTGAATCCGGAGTATCATGACGAATCCGGAGTTTTGCATAAGGTCCCTGGCTATGAACCAGAAATTCAGACAGATCTAGCGAAGAGCTTTATCAGTGAGAATCAGTCCAATCCGTGGGGTCTAGTATTGTCCTGGGGCCCTCCGCATGACCCATATGACAAGGTTCCGGAAAAATACAGAAAGTTATTCGATCCAGAAAAACTCAAGTTGAGGCCGAACGTTCCGGAAATGATTCGACACAACCTGAAAAAAGAGGTTTCCCAGGAAACGATCCGGGAATGGATGGCGGGTTATTATGCTCACATTGCGGGTTTGGACGAGCAATTTGGTCGACTGGTTCAGCATGTGAAAGACTTGGGATTATGGGAAAATACACTGATTGTTTATACCAGCGACCATGGAGATCTCTTGGGAAGCCAAGGACTTACCTTGAAACAACTGCCTTATGAGGAATCTGCGCACATCCCCCTGATTCTCGGAGGAGGAGTTCCTGAGCTGCGTCAAGGGGAATGCAAGGAACTGATTGGTTTTGTCGATTTATTCCCGACATTGCTGGGCATGATGGGGCTTTCGTATTCAACGGAAATTGATGGCTCGGACCTTTCGCAGTTGTTGCGGTGCGAATCAGCAAAGGGGCGGGAGGAGATCTACCTATATAATCCGATCCCATGCCATCATGGAGTGGATCGCGGAGATGGTTGTTGGAGGGCCATTCGTAAGGGGAATCATGTCTTTGCTTTGAACCTGGACGATGATTCGGACTGGTTCCTATACGACGTGGTTCAAGATCCTTTCCAACTGAACAACCTTCTAGGAAAATCAGAAGAGGATGATCGGGTAGCCAGCGAATTGCGTAGGGATTTGATGAGGGAGGTGGGTCGGTATGATGCGGCTCTTCCGTGGCCAGAGTTGATCGATCAGTTGGGTCTTCGAGATCGATGGAATACCAGTCAGCGCTATTTTGATTTACCGGAAATGTAG
- a CDS encoding substrate-binding domain-containing protein has product MKQDPPRAPSPGIDPSQDQFDLALQAAREAKTLDELRQAQSIILPQLAGLTQEQTAKSLGTSRSTLIRLQKRPVKNAQSKDHRGGRRNAIMSPKEERDFFKAWNHEIRENPPELVNQISEALAQKLGRKVPKTTLYRLLHKYGWSKQKTRSLTSEERPDKVPTLLDLAKATGYSKTTVSLALRDSSTLPEKTRRYIKTLANKWGYAPDPNMEKLMEKVRENRRNRTPDIIAYLTAYQDRNDWQKNPTHRAYREGAYERARQCGYQLEEFWLNEPEMSAHRLSEIIRQRGIEGVVVAPLPQSRPSLEAFRWHYFSAVELGYSLQHPSLYRACNHQFQSMQLLMRELQKIGYHRIGFAMEEDQDNRVQHNWKGGYLSALSGKTAPEEAPFLLSRDWNRKRFGQWFENSRPDAIVTTGPEIQRWLKELEIPYPEEVGLAHVNLTPAMQEVTGIDQQSQQVGFASIDLLLSLMRNNERGVPQSPRSFMVEGKFRPGTTTCSQDS; this is encoded by the coding sequence ATGAAACAAGACCCACCCCGCGCCCCAAGCCCTGGGATTGACCCTTCCCAGGATCAATTTGACCTGGCCCTCCAGGCGGCCCGAGAAGCAAAAACGCTGGATGAACTAAGGCAGGCGCAGTCGATAATCCTGCCTCAGCTGGCCGGACTCACCCAGGAACAAACCGCGAAGAGTCTCGGCACTAGCCGATCTACGCTGATCCGCCTCCAGAAACGACCGGTCAAAAATGCTCAATCGAAAGATCATCGAGGAGGACGCCGCAACGCGATCATGAGTCCCAAGGAAGAACGGGATTTTTTTAAAGCCTGGAATCATGAAATCCGCGAAAATCCCCCAGAACTGGTAAACCAGATATCAGAGGCTCTGGCTCAGAAGCTAGGTCGCAAGGTGCCAAAAACCACGCTGTATCGCCTCCTGCATAAATACGGGTGGAGTAAACAAAAGACTCGGTCCCTAACCTCCGAAGAAAGACCTGACAAGGTCCCGACTCTCCTGGATCTAGCCAAAGCAACCGGCTACTCCAAAACTACCGTGTCACTGGCACTACGCGATAGCTCTACCCTACCCGAGAAAACCCGGCGATACATCAAGACGTTAGCCAATAAATGGGGATATGCTCCTGATCCAAATATGGAGAAATTGATGGAAAAAGTTCGGGAGAATCGCCGAAACCGGACGCCTGACATTATCGCGTATCTGACCGCCTATCAGGATCGCAATGACTGGCAGAAGAATCCAACCCATCGAGCTTACAGGGAGGGTGCCTATGAGCGTGCACGCCAATGTGGGTACCAACTTGAAGAATTTTGGCTCAACGAACCGGAAATGTCTGCTCACAGGCTGAGTGAAATCATTCGCCAACGTGGGATCGAAGGCGTAGTCGTCGCACCACTCCCGCAATCTCGCCCGTCTCTGGAGGCTTTTCGGTGGCATTACTTCTCCGCAGTTGAGCTGGGATACTCGCTTCAGCACCCTTCGCTGTATCGAGCGTGCAACCACCAGTTTCAATCCATGCAATTACTGATGCGTGAACTCCAGAAGATAGGATACCACCGGATCGGTTTCGCGATGGAAGAAGACCAAGATAACCGAGTGCAGCACAACTGGAAGGGCGGCTATCTCTCAGCCCTTTCAGGAAAAACCGCACCTGAGGAAGCTCCATTCCTTTTAAGCCGCGACTGGAATCGGAAGAGATTCGGCCAATGGTTTGAAAATTCCCGCCCTGATGCGATTGTCACAACTGGGCCGGAAATCCAGCGGTGGCTCAAAGAACTGGAAATCCCATACCCAGAGGAAGTAGGTCTTGCTCATGTAAACCTAACCCCGGCTATGCAGGAAGTTACCGGGATCGACCAACAATCCCAGCAAGTGGGCTTCGCTTCAATCGACCTTCTTCTTAGCCTTATGAGAAATAATGAACGAGGGGTCCCCCAATCACCAAGATCCTTCATGGTAGAAGGTAAATTTCGACCGGGAACCACAACCTGCTCCCAAGACTCCTAA
- a CDS encoding prepilin-type N-terminal cleavage/methylation domain-containing protein has product MFRTPLEASQRQIPKALCGFTLVELITAIAVLGILTAILIPSLSSVRRRAETAECASNMRQLYSAIVQQAQDNGGRFVMANNNTTGVRWFQGELNRAGKGKSELSPFAGGGDTLQRLSVCPLNLTDEPVAYPRNDYGYPYVVNYHVLAHSGADRRTSLYEMEDPSRVVMMTDSNKGPDWGNSGFGESTNPSWSRIAEPHGGKTNVLWCDGHVTLQPKSEIEENTQLLSD; this is encoded by the coding sequence ATGTTCAGAACCCCTTTAGAAGCTTCCCAGCGTCAGATCCCCAAAGCACTCTGCGGATTCACCTTGGTCGAGCTGATCACCGCAATCGCCGTATTGGGGATCTTAACAGCAATTCTGATTCCCTCTCTCAGTAGCGTCCGCCGGAGAGCGGAAACCGCCGAGTGTGCTTCGAATATGAGGCAACTCTATTCCGCGATCGTTCAGCAGGCACAGGACAACGGGGGGCGATTCGTAATGGCCAATAATAATACTACGGGCGTTCGCTGGTTCCAAGGAGAACTAAATAGAGCCGGCAAGGGTAAGTCTGAACTGTCTCCCTTTGCGGGGGGAGGAGATACTTTGCAGCGGCTATCCGTATGTCCTTTGAACCTTACCGATGAACCGGTGGCCTATCCGCGCAACGACTACGGCTATCCCTATGTTGTGAACTATCATGTTCTAGCTCACTCGGGAGCAGACCGCCGAACATCACTTTACGAAATGGAAGATCCATCAAGGGTTGTAATGATGACAGACTCTAATAAAGGACCCGATTGGGGAAATTCAGGATTTGGAGAATCCACCAACCCCTCTTGGTCACGGATTGCCGAGCCTCACGGAGGAAAGACCAATGTCCTTTGGTGTGACGGCCACGTGACCCTCCAGCCGAAATCAGAAATTGAAGAGAATACACAATTACTCAGCGACTGA
- a CDS encoding LamG domain-containing protein → MKRITRRSPRLLSCAALLVASSAWLPAQTLLLNYDFEGSGTTVTNAGDTSGANLTFFDSGGAASDLFSSDGEGVGGVGQAFDNSASTGMGSQGTGGRAQSDTSVGGSVGSLSSFTITGWFKTDGVPFEYGATLFAMSDGSTNGISLSTGNNENDGRIRMRVNGTATDSSAVNRYNTVSDWQFFAVTYDGTSSSNNVNFYVGTEEDALSLVSVGSLNAGVVESATGRPVVLGNNQDSNTRPFDGFLDDFRLYGESTGADGVLDFSEIEQIRASSIPELSSSSMVITIFAFAMVHFVRRRR, encoded by the coding sequence ATGAAAAGAATAACTCGTCGATCCCCTCGTCTCCTGTCATGCGCAGCTTTGCTTGTCGCTTCAAGCGCATGGTTGCCTGCTCAAACCTTGCTCCTGAATTACGACTTTGAGGGTAGCGGTACTACGGTTACCAATGCTGGAGATACCTCCGGTGCCAATCTTACGTTTTTCGATTCGGGGGGAGCGGCCAGTGATTTGTTTTCTTCTGATGGAGAAGGGGTCGGCGGAGTGGGTCAGGCCTTTGATAATAGCGCGTCGACCGGAATGGGGAGTCAAGGCACCGGGGGACGTGCCCAATCCGATACTTCCGTCGGAGGCAGCGTTGGAAGCCTATCCTCATTCACGATTACCGGATGGTTTAAAACGGACGGCGTGCCTTTCGAATACGGGGCGACACTGTTTGCAATGAGCGATGGATCGACCAACGGGATTTCTTTGTCGACAGGAAACAACGAAAATGACGGACGCATTCGAATGAGGGTTAATGGCACAGCGACCGATAGCTCCGCTGTTAACCGCTACAACACTGTATCGGATTGGCAGTTCTTCGCGGTGACTTACGATGGGACTTCGAGCTCGAACAATGTGAATTTTTACGTCGGTACCGAAGAGGACGCCCTTTCTTTGGTATCCGTCGGCTCTCTAAACGCAGGAGTGGTGGAGTCAGCGACGGGGCGGCCTGTCGTGTTGGGGAATAATCAAGACAGTAACACCCGTCCATTTGATGGATTTTTGGATGACTTTCGGCTGTATGGCGAATCAACCGGAGCAGATGGGGTTTTGGACTTTTCCGAAATCGAACAGATTCGGGCGAGCAGTATTCCAGAATTATCCAGCTCCAGTATGGTCATCACCATTTTTGCCTTCGCGATGGTTCACTTTGTAAGACGCCGTCGCTAG
- a CDS encoding YHS domain-containing (seleno)protein, translated as MRLSLPLFFFLSFVGITAPASAVEPVNETFFGSLAIHGYDPVAYFIEKKPVKGEKSFSYEWEGAKWLFASNENLKAFEKAPEKYAPQFGGYCAWAVAHGSTADIDPEVWSVVDGKLYLNYSKDIQKKWNADRAALIKKGNEEWPKIVDGGDQ; from the coding sequence ATGCGCTTATCTCTTCCTCTTTTCTTCTTCCTTTCCTTTGTCGGAATTACGGCGCCCGCTTCAGCGGTGGAGCCAGTGAATGAGACCTTTTTCGGGAGTCTTGCCATTCATGGCTATGATCCCGTTGCCTATTTCATTGAAAAGAAGCCAGTGAAGGGCGAGAAGTCATTCAGTTATGAGTGGGAAGGGGCAAAGTGGCTTTTTGCTTCCAATGAGAATCTGAAGGCATTTGAGAAAGCACCCGAAAAGTATGCACCCCAGTTCGGAGGTTATTGCGCTTGGGCCGTGGCTCACGGGTCTACGGCCGATATCGATCCGGAGGTTTGGTCCGTGGTCGATGGGAAGCTCTATCTCAATTACAGCAAAGATATTCAGAAAAAGTGGAATGCCGATCGGGCTGCCTTGATCAAGAAGGGGAACGAGGAATGGCCGAAGATCGTGGACGGCGGGGATCAGTAG
- a CDS encoding HAD family hydrolase — translation MDTSPEPTSTTFRGVLFDLDGVIIHSEPLHEEAMLIVFREMDLAVPDSRLREFKGTSERDTFGLVAREYSDGRFQGPEIHAAKQEIFEKGLPSVSLIHGFRSYAERLQAEEIPTAVVTSATRHNCDLVLRLLDIAHLFAYTVSADEVTHAKPHPEPYITGALHLGLDPRDCLVIEDAERGTEAALAAGCKVAGLTTTLEAEDLRNAGCQWVAADYPTLLQEMKWPG, via the coding sequence ATGGATACAAGCCCGGAGCCCACCTCCACCACGTTTCGCGGAGTCCTCTTTGATCTCGACGGGGTCATCATTCACTCGGAGCCTCTCCACGAGGAAGCCATGCTGATCGTCTTCCGAGAAATGGATCTCGCCGTCCCGGATAGCCGGTTAAGAGAATTCAAAGGAACCTCCGAGCGCGACACCTTCGGGCTCGTCGCCCGCGAGTACTCGGACGGACGCTTTCAAGGCCCCGAGATTCATGCCGCCAAGCAAGAGATCTTCGAAAAGGGTCTTCCCTCTGTCAGCCTAATCCACGGATTTCGGTCCTACGCAGAGCGACTGCAAGCCGAGGAGATCCCGACAGCCGTCGTCACCTCGGCGACTCGCCACAACTGCGACCTCGTCCTCCGCCTTTTGGACATTGCGCATCTGTTCGCCTACACGGTGAGCGCCGACGAAGTCACGCACGCCAAACCTCATCCGGAGCCCTACATTACCGGAGCCCTTCACTTGGGCCTCGATCCCCGCGATTGTCTGGTCATCGAGGACGCAGAGCGAGGCACTGAAGCCGCCCTCGCCGCTGGGTGCAAAGTCGCTGGACTCACAACGACCCTTGAAGCCGAGGATCTCCGCAATGCCGGATGCCAATGGGTCGCCGCAGACTACCCAACCCTCCTCCAGGAGATGAAGTGGCCGGGCTAA
- a CDS encoding pirin family protein: MKTTAHILTRSNERGHTQIDWLNSRHSFSFGNFYDPDRMGFGPLRVLNDDWIEPGNGFPPHPHRDMEIVSVAIEGQLQHKDSLGNGRIIEPGEIQYMSAGSGVVHSEFNPSKSKAAHFLQIWIEPTEKGLAPRYEDRKLLTSQPNEWRLVLSGDGRNHSMAIRNPSELRSVVLEPGASIELETEEPLNGQWIFILSGSIETAGETLQPGDSLGIESTSLTISNPSENPAEVLVFSVPLS, translated from the coding sequence ATGAAAACGACCGCTCACATTCTCACCCGTTCAAACGAACGGGGTCACACCCAAATCGACTGGCTGAACAGTCGTCACAGTTTCTCCTTCGGGAACTTTTATGATCCTGATCGAATGGGCTTTGGTCCACTGCGAGTCCTGAATGACGACTGGATCGAGCCAGGAAATGGCTTCCCCCCTCACCCGCACCGCGACATGGAAATTGTCAGCGTCGCCATCGAGGGTCAGCTACAGCACAAGGACAGCCTCGGCAATGGGCGCATCATTGAACCCGGCGAAATCCAATACATGTCCGCGGGGAGCGGAGTCGTGCACAGCGAATTCAATCCCTCCAAATCGAAAGCGGCCCATTTTCTTCAGATATGGATCGAGCCGACCGAAAAAGGTCTAGCGCCCCGCTATGAAGATCGAAAACTGCTGACTTCTCAACCGAACGAGTGGCGACTAGTCCTCTCGGGAGATGGCAGAAATCATTCGATGGCGATTCGCAATCCGTCCGAACTGCGATCAGTCGTGCTCGAACCCGGCGCGAGCATCGAACTCGAAACGGAAGAGCCGCTCAATGGTCAATGGATTTTCATCCTCTCCGGCTCCATTGAGACCGCGGGTGAGACCCTGCAGCCTGGGGACAGCCTAGGAATCGAATCCACCTCCCTCACGATAAGCAACCCGAGTGAGAACCCGGCCGAAGTTCTTGTCTTCAGCGTTCCTCTCAGCTGA
- a CDS encoding DoxX family protein — MNIKSTILSTRNTLAFIPLRLGVGAVMFAHGSQKLFGMFGGYGLRGTGNFFAEQLGLQPGILMAALAGGTEFIGGILLIIGFATRIAGLALVGTMAVAIATAHAGAFFLPEGMEYALTLLLASLTLAIGGAGSLSVDRILTAKKV; from the coding sequence ATGAACATCAAATCCACCATCCTCTCGACCCGTAACACTCTGGCCTTCATCCCACTTCGTCTAGGAGTCGGAGCCGTAATGTTTGCCCATGGATCGCAAAAGCTCTTCGGTATGTTCGGCGGCTATGGCCTCCGGGGCACCGGAAACTTTTTCGCGGAGCAGCTTGGCCTCCAACCCGGTATCTTGATGGCGGCATTGGCCGGTGGAACCGAATTCATCGGCGGCATTCTTCTCATCATTGGATTCGCCACGCGGATTGCTGGCTTAGCCTTGGTAGGAACCATGGCCGTCGCGATCGCAACCGCTCATGCCGGAGCCTTTTTCCTCCCGGAAGGAATGGAATACGCCCTGACCCTCCTCCTCGCGAGCCTGACTCTGGCCATCGGCGGCGCCGGATCTCTTTCGGTTGATCGCATCCTCACCGCGAAAAAGGTATAG
- a CDS encoding MarR family winged helix-turn-helix transcriptional regulator, translating into MTKIYRNSGTHLFLLFWKASHSIMSFDRESIQKVGCGSLTDFAVLELLLHKGSMPVNEIGEKVLLTSGSITTAVQRLEKKGLVERIRDDLDRRVVRVELTQVGRSLIESSFREHSQRLDELFSVFTEEEKDQFGTLVRKIGVEAEAKKG; encoded by the coding sequence ATGACCAAAATCTACCGCAATTCCGGGACACACCTCTTTCTTCTCTTCTGGAAAGCTTCTCACTCCATCATGAGCTTCGACCGTGAGAGCATCCAGAAAGTGGGTTGCGGCTCTCTCACCGACTTCGCCGTCCTGGAACTCTTACTCCACAAAGGTTCGATGCCCGTGAACGAGATTGGCGAAAAAGTTCTTCTGACGAGTGGCTCTATTACCACCGCGGTTCAACGCCTCGAGAAAAAAGGGTTGGTCGAGCGAATCCGCGACGATCTCGACCGAAGAGTAGTGCGGGTCGAACTCACCCAAGTTGGCCGCTCTTTAATCGAGAGCAGCTTTCGCGAGCATTCTCAACGACTCGACGAGCTCTTCTCCGTTTTTACCGAAGAAGAAAAAGATCAGTTTGGCACCCTCGTTCGCAAAATCGGCGTGGAAGCCGAAGCGAAGAAAGGCTAA